CCACCATAGATGCGGCTATAGCACCAAGCCCCGCCGCCAGGGTTACACTTGTAAAGCTACCATCGGTATTCAATTTATGCAGATTCCAGGCGTCGTTCCAGTTTGCGTGCCATACCTCGGGCTTTAAGGCTATGAAACCAAAAATGATCAGCCCGAATAAACTTAACAGTTTGGTTAATGTAAAAGTAGTTTGTATCAGTTTTCCGCTTTTAACACCGCGGGTATTAATAAACGTTAATATTAAAATAACACCGATAGAAACAAGCTGTGCCGCGCTGATTTTTATAAAGCCCTGCTGAAAAAGAATGTTATCTTCACTAACGGCCGGTATCAAATACGCCGTAAATTTTGAAAAAGCCACACCAACCGCAGCTATAGTTCCGGTTTGTATCACCGCGAAAAAACTCCAGCCGTACAAAAACGCTATAAGTTTATTGTAGGCTTCCTTGAGGTAAACATACTGTCCGCCTGCTTTGGGGTACATGCCGCTCAACTCGCCGTAGCTTAATGCCGCTGTCAGTGTCATGAAACCGGTTATTAGCCAAATGGCTATGAGCCAACCTGCTGAGCCTACATTACGTACAATGTCGGCAGCAACTATAAATATACCTGAGCCTATCATGGAGCCTGCTACCAGCATGGTGCCGTCAAGCAGGCCAAGTTCATGTTTCATTTTTGGTTGTCCGGAATCTTTTGCCATAAATTAAAAAAGGGTTTAAAGCCCTAAACTATTCAAAAAACTTTAATATTGAGAGGCTATTGTAAAGAAAATAAATTTACTATTTTGCAACCACCAATTAAACCCTGCTATAGCCAGTGTGGTATTAAGTCGTTAGTCTTAAGTCGGTAGTCTTAAGAATCAAAGAAAAAAGAAAAAAAAGGCTTTTGACTTGCGACTTTAGACTTCAGACTTAGCAACACTTACTTAATAAAACCAAAATTGTTACTATGGATTTTTTGAACATTTACTTAATTTACTTAATTCCGGTGTTTGGACTCATCGGTATTGCCGTTATGGCTGTTAAAGCAGCCTGGGTTACCAAACAAGATGCCGGCGATGGCGACATGGTTACGCTTGCCGGCTACATTGCCGATGGCGCAATGGCCTTTTTACGTGCCGAGTGGAAAGTGCTTGGTGGCTTTGTTGCCGTAGCTGCCCTATTGCTGGCCTGGAGCGGTACCACCGTGGCTACATCCAGCCCGGTTATTGCCGTTTCATTCATCATCGGAGCGTTTTTATCGGCCTTTGCCGGTTACCTGGGCATGCGCATTGCAACCAAAGCTAATGTGCGTACTACACAGGCTGCCCGTACCAGTTTGGCGCAGGCATTAAAAGTATCATTTACCGGCGGTACCGTAATGGGACTTGGCGTTGCCGGGTTAGCCATTATTGGTTTGGGTTCGCTGTTCATATTATTTTACCAGTTTTATGTAGTTAATGTTGCAGGCAGCACCGTAAACGGCGAGGCAATGGCCAAAGCACTGGATGTTTTGGCTGGTTTTTCGTTAGGTGCCGAGTCGATAGCGCTGTTTGCCCGTGTAGGCGGCGGTATTTATACCAAAGCAGCCGACGTGGGCGCCGACCTTGTGGGTAAGGTTGAAGCCGGCATCCCCGAGGACGATGTGCGTAACCCTGCCACCATTGCCGATAACGTAGGCGATAACGTAGGCGACGTTGCCGGTATGGGCGCCGATTTATTCGGATCGTATGTGGCTACAATGCTGGCTACCATGGTGCTGGGCCGCGAAATTGTGTCTCATGATGCTTTTGGGGGTATTGCCCCTATCCTGTTGCCTATGGTTATAGCCGGTTTAGGTTTGATATTCTCGATTGTTGGCGCTGCCATGGTGAGGATTAAAAGCGAAACAGACAGCGTGCAAAAAGCACTGAACATAGGCAACTGGGCATCTATCATTTTAACCGCGATAGCCACTTATTTTGTAGTACAATGGATGCTGCCCGAGGGCGAGTTTCACATGGTACGCGATGAAGTTAACGGAGCTGTTAAAGCGGGTATAATTCCGTTTACCAAAAACGGCGTGTTTATGTCGATAGTAGTAGGTTTGGTTGTAGGTACTTTAATGTCTATCATTACCGAGTACTATACCGCAATGGGCAAACGCCCGGTATTGAGCATCATCCGCCAGTCATCTACAGGCCACGCTACCAACATTATCGGTGGCTTATCTATAGGTATGGAATCAACCGTATTGCCTATCCTGGTTTTGGCATCGGGTATTTATGGCTCGTACCATTTTGCGGGTTTATATGGGGTAGCGATAGCGGCCGCAGGTATGATGGCAACAACAGCTATGCAATTAGCTATTGACGCCTTTGGACCAATTGCCGATAACGCTGGTGGTATTGCCGAAATGAGCCGACTGCCAGAAGAAGTACGCCACCGTACAGACAATTTAGATGCTGTAGGTAACACTACCGCTGCTACCGGCAAGGGTTTTGCCATTGCATCGGCTGCGTTAACCTCACTGGCTTTATTTGCGGCTTTTGTGGGTGTTGCAGGTATCGAGCATATTGATATTTATAAGGCCGATGTTTTGGCCGGGCTGTTTGTGGGCGGTATGATCCCTTTCATCTTCTCAGCATTGTGTATCTCGGCAGTAGGCCGTGCTGCCATGGCCATGGTTGAAGAGGTTAGACGCCAGTTCCGTGAAATCCCGGGCATTATGACCTATGAAGGCAAGCCCGAATACGAAAAGTGCGTAGCTATCTCAACCAAAGCGTCCATCCGCGAGATGGTTGCCCCTGGTTTAATCGCGCTGATCACCCCAATCATTATCGGTTTCGCCTTTGGCCCCGAAGTATTGGGAGGTTTATTGGCCGGTGTAACCGTATCGGGTGTATTAATGGGTATTTTCCAGAGCAACGCCGGCGGCGCATGGGATAACGCCAAAAAATCTTTCGAAAAAGGCTGCCTGATCAATGGCGAGATGTACTACAAAAAATCAGAACCGCACAAAGCATCCGTAACCGGCGATACCGTAGGCGATCCGTTTAAAGATACCTCGGGCCCGTCGATGAACATTTTGATTAAACTAATGTCGATAGTTTCGCTGGTAATTGCGCCGCATTTGAATGCAAACCATGTGGCATCAACGGCCATGAAACAGGAGGTTAAAAAACATGTTATCGTACAGGCTTATATATCTCCTGCGACTAAGATTGACAAAAAAGGGTAATTACTTTTTAGGATATTTAGGAAAAGCCACCTGTTGAGGGTGGCTTTTTTTGCTGTCTGAATCAGGATTTTCAGAATTAAAGAATGAACAGAATAATTGTTTGAACCGGAATTGGGTTTGGGTGATGATTGTGTTATTTTTAACTTTCCGGTACCTCAAGCCAATCCACGTAATATCTGCAATCGATTATCGGGCGCATTCGGAGAAAAAAAGTCAGGGATAGTGTTTGGGTTTCTTTTAGGGCGACTAAGAAACTCCACAGGCCACTCTGTTACTCTTTGCTCTTTAACATGGATATAGTTGCCCGGCTCAGGTTCGTCTATATATTCCTTTTGCAAAATAAGAGCCAATGGTTCCTCTGATCCTTCATTTTCTGTTGAAAATCCGATAGCATCTTCATAGGTTTCAAAAGCATAATAATAATCGTCGCCTTCATAAATATCAGGTGCTCCATCATGTAAGTGGCACCAAACCCTGTACTCCAATACCTCATCCCAAACGTAACCTCCACCTTACCCTGTCTTAATGTCTCACCGCCCCAATATCCCCTGCGCCCGATACAAATTATCATTAGCCTGCAATATCTTATCCTTCAACTTAGGATTGTAACCAGGATGCCGCTGCAGGAAATCGCGTACAATCTGGTAAGCTTCTTTGGTTTGATAACTACCGAATACCGCGCTCAGCCACGATTGGGGGAAGAACACATCTCCGGTGCGCTGGATCTCTTCAACCAGTTCCAAACTTTTGGGCAGGTATTTGATGGAGGTGCTTTGCCTTAAGGGGTGGTTTAAATAACTCAAGCCAGTTGTAACCCAGGCTTCTTTTGCCCTGTTTTTACGCTCGGCCAGGCTGTTGAAAAAGGCGTCGCGTTCCTGCACGTTCAGCGAGAGGGCGGGCACCAGGAAAGTCAGCCTGTTTTTGCGTTCGGGATTGTTTATCCGGGCTTGCTGCTGCTTTAATACCGATGTAACGGTATCACTTTTCAGGGCTATGGAAAGCGCCATGCCGGTATAATCATCCTCGGCCAGTTTAACACCTGCCGGCGGCTTTTGGGTCAGCCATACCTGGTAAATGCGGCTTTTAGCTTCGGCACTTAAACAGGTGTTTTGGTAAGCGCCAAACAGTATTTTCTTGTTATTCGGCGCTGTTTGCTGTTCCATGGCCTGCCATACGGCGTGCTCCAGCTCGGTGCTTAAAATCAAGCGGTCTTTGGGCAGCGTGAACGTCCAGAATATGTTGGTAATATAGCCGGTAAGCAGGCGAAGGTTCATTTCATTTTTTTCGATACTGATGCCGTGCAGGTAAAGCTTTAATAGTTCAGCCGGTTTAAAGGCACGCCCGGCCAGCATATTCTCGTACCCGTTAATATAGGCCGACGCGCGTTGCAACGGACTTTCTAAATTGAACAGGCTGGCCGTCATCGCCTTATCCGCCGGGAACAGTCCGTAGCCCATCCCGTCCGCATTAAATAAAATGAACAGCGGCTTCGCCAAATCCGCAGCCGCCTTTAGTACAATCTGCCGCGCGTTCATATTCACCGGGATGGTTTTGCTGTAACCCGGATACACCAACATGATATTAAATACCTGCGGCCATATGCGTTGCGCGCCAACTTCGGGATGCTGGCTGATGGTAAAAGCGCCGATTTTACCATCGTTGTAACTCACTTTATAATCAAACACCGGCCTGCCGGGCTGGCTTACCCAAACCTTGTTCCAGGTGTACAGGTTGGCGGTACTGTATTTGCTCAGGATGGCAATCAGCTGGGGCCAGGTAGCGTTGCCATAAGCATATTTTTTCAGGTATTCGCGGATGCCTTTCCGAAAGTTGGCCTTCCCCATCAGGCTTTCCAGCTGGCGCATCATAATGGGGGCTTTGTGGTAAATAATATTGCCGTAAAGCGAGCCCGCATCCTGCAAATTATCCAGTTGCTGCCTAATTGGATTGGCACCCATGGTGCGGTCAACGCCGTAAGCAGCCGGGTAATGGTCCTGCAAAAATTTAAGATTAAAAGTTTCGGCGCCCATAAGTTTTTCGGTCACCTTATCGGCCATAAAATTGGCAAACACCTCCTTCATCCACACATCATTAAACCACTCCATGGTCACCATATCGCCAAACCACATGTGCGCCGTCTCGTGCGAAATTACGTTCGACCGGGCGATGAACTGATCTTTGGTAGCCCCCTCATCTAAAAACAAGCCCGAGGCCTTGTACTGCACCTCGCCCGGGTGCTCCATCCCGCCGAACTGAAAATCGGGTATGGCCACAAAGCCCACTTTCTGAAAAGGGTAAGGTATGCCCGTCCAGCTTTCTAAAAAGCTGATGGCATCCCGGTGGGCTTTAAATATCGAATCGACACTCAACCTGATCTGGGTCGAATCTGTTTCCCTGTGCAGAAATTCGGCATTGCGCCCGCCTATCATCTGCCTTACATCAGCATACGCCCCCGCGGTGAAAGAGAACAGGTAGGTGGGCAATTTGTCGCTGGTGTTAAAAACATAACGCATAAAGTCGCCCTCATCAGTTACATCCTTTATGCTGCCATTGGCCAATGCCTTCCATTCCTTTGGCACCCTTAGGCCTAATTTAAAAGTAGCTTTCAAATCCGGCTGATCAAAACAAGGGAAAACGGTACGGGCGCGGTCGGGCACAAATAGGGCGTACAAATAATCATCGTTGCGGTTTAATGATCCATTACCGGCCACAAAATCAATCGTGATATCATTACGCCCGGCCTTTAAATATTTAGTGGCTATAATAATATGTTCATCCTTCGCCTCAAAAGGGATTGCCGCCCCCTGGGCCAACCGCACATTTTTAATGTGCTGCGCATCCTGCTTAAAATCAATTTGCAGCGGCTGGCCGGCATTTTTTAAATCAAATGCAATATGCGCCACACCGGCTATATCATCAGCCCGTTTCAACGGGACCAAAAACGACAGGTCATACTCCACATTACTGATTACCGAATGCCTGTACTGCGCCAACCCGTACGATACCCCCGTTTCAACAGGTACAGGTTTAACACGCTGCTGTGCATATACCACAACATTGAAGCTCAACAAAAACAGTATCAGTTTAGATAATTTCATATGGTTGGTTGTTTTGAGTTTTGGGTTCTGAGTTTTGAGTTCTGAGTCGAAAGTCAAAAGAACAAACCGCTGTTCGAAGTCTCCAGACTTCGAACCATTATGCCTGTTTCTCCGGCTACGGCATTATTACCGCCTTTAACCAATAGTTTTATTGTATTCATTTATCAATTGCCGATCCATAACCTTGTCATTCCACAGCC
The genomic region above belongs to Mucilaginibacter sp. KACC 22773 and contains:
- a CDS encoding M1 family aminopeptidase, whose protein sequence is MKLSKLILFLLSFNVVVYAQQRVKPVPVETGVSYGLAQYRHSVISNVEYDLSFLVPLKRADDIAGVAHIAFDLKNAGQPLQIDFKQDAQHIKNVRLAQGAAIPFEAKDEHIIIATKYLKAGRNDITIDFVAGNGSLNRNDDYLYALFVPDRARTVFPCFDQPDLKATFKLGLRVPKEWKALANGSIKDVTDEGDFMRYVFNTSDKLPTYLFSFTAGAYADVRQMIGGRNAEFLHRETDSTQIRLSVDSIFKAHRDAISFLESWTGIPYPFQKVGFVAIPDFQFGGMEHPGEVQYKASGLFLDEGATKDQFIARSNVISHETAHMWFGDMVTMEWFNDVWMKEVFANFMADKVTEKLMGAETFNLKFLQDHYPAAYGVDRTMGANPIRQQLDNLQDAGSLYGNIIYHKAPIMMRQLESLMGKANFRKGIREYLKKYAYGNATWPQLIAILSKYSTANLYTWNKVWVSQPGRPVFDYKVSYNDGKIGAFTISQHPEVGAQRIWPQVFNIMLVYPGYSKTIPVNMNARQIVLKAAADLAKPLFILFNADGMGYGLFPADKAMTASLFNLESPLQRASAYINGYENMLAGRAFKPAELLKLYLHGISIEKNEMNLRLLTGYITNIFWTFTLPKDRLILSTELEHAVWQAMEQQTAPNNKKILFGAYQNTCLSAEAKSRIYQVWLTQKPPAGVKLAEDDYTGMALSIALKSDTVTSVLKQQQARINNPERKNRLTFLVPALSLNVQERDAFFNSLAERKNRAKEAWVTTGLSYLNHPLRQSTSIKYLPKSLELVEEIQRTGDVFFPQSWLSAVFGSYQTKEAYQIVRDFLQRHPGYNPKLKDKILQANDNLYRAQGILGR
- a CDS encoding sodium-translocating pyrophosphatase, encoding MDFLNIYLIYLIPVFGLIGIAVMAVKAAWVTKQDAGDGDMVTLAGYIADGAMAFLRAEWKVLGGFVAVAALLLAWSGTTVATSSPVIAVSFIIGAFLSAFAGYLGMRIATKANVRTTQAARTSLAQALKVSFTGGTVMGLGVAGLAIIGLGSLFILFYQFYVVNVAGSTVNGEAMAKALDVLAGFSLGAESIALFARVGGGIYTKAADVGADLVGKVEAGIPEDDVRNPATIADNVGDNVGDVAGMGADLFGSYVATMLATMVLGREIVSHDAFGGIAPILLPMVIAGLGLIFSIVGAAMVRIKSETDSVQKALNIGNWASIILTAIATYFVVQWMLPEGEFHMVRDEVNGAVKAGIIPFTKNGVFMSIVVGLVVGTLMSIITEYYTAMGKRPVLSIIRQSSTGHATNIIGGLSIGMESTVLPILVLASGIYGSYHFAGLYGVAIAAAGMMATTAMQLAIDAFGPIADNAGGIAEMSRLPEEVRHRTDNLDAVGNTTAATGKGFAIASAALTSLALFAAFVGVAGIEHIDIYKADVLAGLFVGGMIPFIFSALCISAVGRAAMAMVEEVRRQFREIPGIMTYEGKPEYEKCVAISTKASIREMVAPGLIALITPIIIGFAFGPEVLGGLLAGVTVSGVLMGIFQSNAGGAWDNAKKSFEKGCLINGEMYYKKSEPHKASVTGDTVGDPFKDTSGPSMNILIKLMSIVSLVIAPHLNANHVASTAMKQEVKKHVIVQAYISPATKIDKKG